In the Lates calcarifer isolate ASB-BC8 linkage group LG24, TLL_Latcal_v3, whole genome shotgun sequence genome, one interval contains:
- the LOC108884991 gene encoding LIM zinc-binding domain-containing Nebulette — translation MNPPCARCGKIVYPTEKVSCLDKNWHKGCFHCEVCKMTLNMKNYKGYDKKPYCNAHYPKTSFTIVADTPENLRLRQQSELQSQVKYKKDFEESKGRGFSIVSDTPEMQRLRKTQEQISNVCGHTHVVYIYICVCECVYVMCMRGCTLVSEHTHTHHHLRALQCCRHQPFEEELPPQPSV, via the exons ATGAACCCACCGTGTGCCCGCTGTGGGAAGATCGTCTACCCGACGGAGAAAGTCAGCTGCCTGGACAAG AACTGGCACAAAGGATGTTTCCACTGCGAGGTTTGCAAGATGACCCTGAACATGAAGAACTACAAAGGCTACGACAAGAAACCCTACTGCAACGC ACATTACCCCAAGACATCGTTCACCATCGTGGCCGACACACCAGAGAACCTGAGACTGAGACAGCAGAGCGAGCTACAGAGCCAG gtgaAGTATAAGAAGGACTTTGAGGAGAGTAAAGGTCGAGGGTTCAGCATCGTGTCCGACACTCCAGAGATGCAAAGACTCAGAAAGACTCAGGAGCAGATCAGTAACgtatgtggacacacacatgttgtatatatatatatatgtgtgtgtgagtgtgtgtatgtgatgtgtATGAGGGGGTGCACTTTggtcagtgaacacacacacacacaccatcatctCCGAGCCCTCCAGTGTTGCCGACACCAGCCGTTTGAAGAGGAGCTTCCTCCACAGCCGTCAGTGTAA